GAAACATAATATTGCTGTTATCATTAACAGTGTTTATTTTATGTTATAAAGAAAAGGATATAACCAAATATAGGTATATCTTTTATGTTTTTTCAGCCCAATTATTTGTTCTTATTTCATCAATAATCTTGAATCGGAATGTCCTTTATAATTTTGGACTAATTAATTCTTATCGAATAAGTCAAAATATTCTTCAGCCATGGACAAGTGATATAGGGTTTTTATTAGCATTATTTCCGTATGTATTTTGGACATTATTTAGTTTTTGTCTTGTAATTTTAACTCTTAAAAAGAGTAAACATCCATTTTTTATTTTCCTATGTTTGGCGGCTGCTGTTACGACCCTAATAATGATGTTTTTTTCGCCAACCATTTATGCGTCAATTGAGAGACCATTAGTCGTGGGGTCCGTTTTAATATCCTCTATTATTATCCGTCTAATGATTGAAAATGAATTCTTAAAAAATAAAATAAACATCATTATTCTCAGCTGTTTTCCATTGTTAAATGTGTTGCACTTAATTAAGAATTGGTAAACTGGTTAGTTAGGAAATCATGAAAATATAGGTGAATAAAGAAAGTATGTTAATTGAAATTAATTTTTTTCGTTGTTCCTTGAGATCTTTGGTAAAAGGGAAATAGGGAGTAAAAAGGGGAAAGTTACCATAAAAGAGTATAATGACAAATAGGTATCGACTTTAGGGAGTTATTAAATGAATAATAAAAAAGAGGTTTTCAATTATCTTGTATTTGGGGTACTAACGACAATAGTGAATATTGCAAGCTATGGACTCCTAACAAAAATAATGAATATCGATTATAAGGTAGCGACAACGATTGCTTGGTTATTATCTGTAATCTTTGCTTTCATCACTAATAAAATGTTTGTTTTTAAGAGTTTGAGTATCGGGATAGATACACTGATAAAGGAATTTTCCTCATTTCTTTTTTTTCGTATCCTTTCATACTTTATTGATTTGGCCATGATGATTGTTTTGGTAGAATGGGTAAGGATGGATGATGTCCTAGCGAAAATTTTTGCCAATATTGTCGTGGTGGTTTTAAATTATATTGCAAGTAGGTATTTTATTTTTCAAAAAGCAAACTAATCTTTAACATTGATTAGTTAAAAGAATGAGGTATTATTCTTTGTTGCAATTAAGTAGTTCCTAATTTTATTTTTTTCTATTTCGGCAAAGCCGTAATTTTGAGATCAATACATGCTCTAGTCAAAAATGATTTAGGAAAATTGTAGCAAATGAATTAAATTAGCCGTATATTCGATTGGAGATTCGGAATATACGGCTATTTGTCATGCGCGTTAGTAATTTTTTTTCTTAAATAATAATCTACTGATAATCAGAATGATACTACACCCAATTGTCACGATACAACCTAATATAAAACCAGGAGGCAAATACTTTAATTCAATACTATGTGTGCCTTGCTGTATATCAAAACCGATGAATCCACCTAGTTTTTCTACTTTTACAGGTTCCCCATCTAGAGTTGCTTTCCAGCCACGGTCATAAGGGATTGATAAAAATAATGTATTTGCTTTTTGTACATTAATGTCTCCATTAATTTTTGTATTTGTCCAATTGGATACCTTTAGAGACTGTGATTTCAATTCATCAATCTGCTGTTCAAACTTTTTCATGTCTAATGCATAATACATCTCTTGAGATAATTGAGTTTCTGGTACTACAAACTCTATCTTTACCGTAACTCTTTCATTTGAAAAAGCACCTAAATCTAATACCCTCTCATTATGATAGGTCGGATAAACTCCAAGAGGTTTTCCATTTATATATATATTAGTCTCGTTAAACCCTGCAAATCCTTTTCCAGCTGATAAAAACATGTAAAATTGCTTTTTATCGGATAAATCAAAGGATTTTTCAATAGATCCTTCCAATTCTGGCTTAATCTTCTTAATTAGTTGAACTGAGCCATTTTTTGTAACTTCAAGATTGTTATAGCGAGTGGAATTTGCCTTCGCTTTTGTGAAAAGTTCAGAACCGATAAAAGTATTTTGCTTGATAAAAGGATTATCTTCGGAAATATTAAAATCCACCTGCTTTTTATCCACTACAAAGCCAATCGGTAGGACATTCTGATTTTCATATAAACAAAACTCACCTTTACAATTCATCTTTTTATATCCATGTTTATTGATTGATTTATTAGTAACTGCATATTTAAACCCAAACATTGCGTCAGTAGAAAGGATCCCATTATTTTGTGCAGCGGACCGTGGTCCTAAAGTAGTACTGTATCCCAATTCATTCAGAAATTTATGTAATGTACCGTTTGATAGGGTATTAAAATTTGTCATTCCATTATAGCCAAATCGCATTGAATCATTTGCTGTTAATAAGTTTGCTGCATTTGTACGAAATAAACCGGAATCATTATTGTTCATTTCCTTTATAATGTGCTCAAATGAAGAATTAGCATTATAAACATTTCTTGGGATACTGTATCCAGGATAACTATTTAATGTTTTAACATGATGATAAGCATTGAAGCTCATCTCAATACAAATGGTGATTAATAGTAAAGCAGAAACCCAATTTCGTCGACTACTAACAGACACTTTTAGATATAGCAACAAGCTAAATATTGTCATAAATCCAATATTTAATAACGCCTTCTTGATTGACATCCATTCTGGAGTTAGCTTTGTTAATAACATTAAGATAAAAACATTGACTGCATATATAATAAATAAAGAAGGAACTTTTCTTTTGTCAAAAGTACAATACGCTCTATAAGCCAGGTAAATTAAAACAAAAGAAAAAACAAAAGAAAAGCGGTATTCATATCCGACCGGTTCTTCAAATGCATGCCAAATAATATTAATTCCCTTAATTTGAAAACTCAAAAACAATAGCCACAATAAAAGAAAATACATAATTTTTTCTTTAATATTTATTATTGAATTAATAAAGAATAGTGGAAATAACAATAAGACGAATACGCCGCTATAAACATTTGGCATATCAAATAGATGGGTACTTCCTGTATAAAGTTTTGTGGAAAATTCAAAAAAACCAAAGGAAGTATCCAACATTCCTTCCCAATTGGTTGGCTGGTTAGTGTTGTTTTTTAAATGTAAGAATGTAGGAACTGTGATAAATGCCGATAACCCTCCTGCAAGTAATGTACAGACAAAAAAGGAAGCAAATATTTTTAATTTGTTTATTACATCACTGTTTTCAATAGAAATAATTCGAATAATAAAATAAAGGAATGTAAATATCCCTACCATGTAAGCAATATAGAAATTTGCAATAAACAAAATAGCTAAGGAGATAATCAGGAATTTATATTTGTAAGTGAATAATTTTTCAACTCCCAATAAAACCATTGGAAGCATATAAATCGCATCCAACCACATAATGTTAAAGAAATAGCCAATCGAAAATGAAATTAACGCATAAGCGGTTGAAAATAATAAAGGATTTAACCTTTCACCCTTAATCATATTAGACAAATATACGTTCATCATTAAACCTGCTAAGCCAATCTTAATAAGGCTCATTAAAATAAAGGCTTCAGGCATAAACTTAGGGCCAAAAAATAAGACAATAACTGAAACCGGACTTGATAAATAATAAGCAAAAGTCGCCCAAAAATTTAATCCCATCCCTGCTTCCCAAGCGTAGAAGATACTACCATTCCCTGTTAACACATTATAAAAGTAATTATAAAACTGAATATATTGAGTAAATTGATCGGCCATTAGAATTGAACGTTCCCCAAATGGGTATACCCTCCAAAGGGCAAAGACTCCTCCTAGTAAAAGAAAGGGCAATATAAAAGAAGGGACGAATTTTTTTAATCGTTCATAAATTTTTTTCATTTTTTCCTCCAATAACTTCCACTCGTTAACATTACATGAAAATAGGCATCGAATTTTCGACACCTATTTCGCTTTATATTATAAAAAATATATTGTCGAAGTTCTTACTTATTGTATCCTCTATCCTTTATTTACAACTCCGATTTTCCTTTTATTTACACTTTCAGCTATTTTATTGGTGGATTTTTCCTTAACAATGTAATTTGGTCGTGCTTTGACCTCGATAAAAATTCTTCCGATATATTCACCAATAATCCCGAGGAATATTAACTGAATACCACCAAAAAATAAAATAATGGATACGATTGATGAATAACCGCTAACAGGGTTACCAAATAAAAGCTTTGAAAAAATCACATAAAACATATAGAAAAACGCAGAACTAGCTGTAAAAAAACCAAAATAGGTAGCCCAGCGTAGTGGAGAAATGGTAAATGATACAATACCATCTATAGCATAATGAACTAATTTCCAAAAACTCCAGCTAGAATTTCCTACTGCTCTTTCCACATTTTCAAATTCGATACATTTTGAATTATAACCAACCCACATAAACAAACCTTTTGCAAAACGATTCCGCTCTTTTAACCTCAAAAAGCTGTCAACTGCTTTTCGATCCATCAAACGATAATCTCTGGCGCCATCAACAATCTGTACATCGCTCATATTGTTAATTAGCTTATAGAATTGTTTTGCAAACCAGCTTCGAATAGGTGGTTCACCACTTCGAGTGGATCTTCTTGTATAAACAACGTCATAACCGCCGATTAACCAATCATCAATCATTTGCGGTAATAAACTTGGTGGGTCCTGAAGGTCCACATCCATTAAGACAACAGCATCGCCGTATGCAGCTTCAATCCCAGCTAACATAGCAGCCTCTTTACCGAAGTTTCGGCTAAAGCTGATATATCTTACGTTTGATTCTTTCTTACTTAATTCTTTCATTTTTAGCTCTGTTAAATCCTTACTACCATCATTGACATAGATAAATTCATAATCAATACCTTCAATTTCTTTTAGAACCGGATTAACAACAGAGTAAAACAATTCAATTGATTTTTCTTCGTTATAACAAGGAACGACGACGGAAACTACCTTCAACACATTCACCGTGCCCTTTCTATTTTTATTGTATAACAGTGATGAAATCTCGTCGGTAAATTGTATTTGACCAACAATGAGTATTTATGGAACAAAACAGTACTATTGTATCAATTCATCTATATATTTACAATACAAAGGATGAATTATAGTAAATTATGGTTATAAATTATTTTAAAAAAATAATGGATAATAAGAAAGGGGGTTTCAATTACCTTGTATTTGTTGGAATAACTACATAAGTAACTATTGCAAGCTACGGACTCCTAACAAAAATAATGAAATATTGATTATAAGTTAGCAACAATGGTTGGTTACAAGACAAAAGGCACTCGATGTACCAATCGAATGCCTTTTGTCGTCATAAATTTTAAAAATAAATTAACTTTCATACAACTAATAGGTAACCCATCAGGATTCAAGGGAAAATATGTCGCTTGTTCGTAACCGGATCGATTCGAATCGGTTCAACATCCACACCGATTTACAACAGCAACTCATGTCAGCCTTTGAGTGTTGTATTTGGCATTCTGCATTCTTCTATGTAAACCTTTTAATTATTTTATGGCAAAAATTTCCTCGAAAGAGGACACGCGTATTAATTGGTTTTTTAAGTCAATATCAGAGCCGACCTGGCTCGCCTGCAGACTAGTAACGGCACTTTTAGGAGCTATATTGTATTTTGCTTTAAATGGTTTTGCTAAAATTAATTCCATTCCTTTTTTCATTTTGTCTTCTTTATCAGTTGTGGTAATTTTCAAATCTGAGGTGTCAACAATCAGAACATAGTCATTAAAATTTTTGTTATATAATTTGCTTTCTAGCTCCAATAAATATGAAGTATTTTCCTTTTCATCCAGTAAGCCTGCAAGTAATAATGAATTGCTTTTCTAATATGTTAATTTCGATTTTGTACATAATGCCCTCCGCTGTTAAGGTTTTGGTTTGGATTTAAGTAATATTTCTATAATTTAAAGTATGTTCCTTAAAATAACCTTAAACTTAATTTCTATTGCTAATTGAGAATAAATGAATATAAAATTCACATAACAGAGTAAGGGAGAATTCTCTACAAAATACGGAAAATAAGAGATAGGTAAAGGCAACGAGGTAAATCCTTTACGTGGACTTGGATGAGAGGAAATGCATAAATGTAAATTAATGAGAGGCTCCAAGGAATAGGAAGCAGAAGAACAGTCCTTCTGCTTCCTATTTCAAAGCCCAGACTCCCTGTTCAAAGTAAAGAATCACATCTTCCATTCTTTGTTTCTGTGATTCTGCCATTGGTAGCTGTGTTGCTTGCTCGAGCTTGATCCATTTGTAGGCTGTTGATTCGCTGTCCATTTCAAAATGACCATTTGTAATCGTCCCCCTGTACAGAATCGCAAATTCCTGCCGAACCTCGCCATCTGAATAGGCAATGACTGTCTTAGGATTCGAATAGGTTCCGATGATGTCGGTGACTTCGACCTTGTAGCCTGTTTCTTCTTGGACTTCTCTGATTGCGCATGTTTTTAAATCTTCTCCGAAATCCATCGTTCCACCGGGCATTGTCCATTTTCCGTTATCACGACGTTGCAAAAGCAAAATTTCGTTTTGGTCATTCACAATCGCAACTGCGGCAGCCGGCTTAATCGAATTTGCAGCTGGTGCACTCGGATCATTTGTAAAATCAGAACGAGTTATTTTCATTTGCGATTGCAGCCACTCTGCTACTTTATCTGTCAGTTCAAGCTCTTGTTTATCATTCCCAGGTGGTGTTTTGATGAAAAAAATGGTCGTACCAGGCTTTGACTTTTGTGCATAACGAACACCAGGCGGAGTTTTATAAAAGTCGCCTTTTTTAAACTGATAGACTTCACCTGTTTCCACATCTAAATATTCTGTCATTCCACTCATCAAATATTGATATTCATTCGCTTGCGTATGGTAGTGCGGCTTTTCATATGAAAAATTGTTATAAGCTGTGATTCCAATTTCAATTTGATCATCATCAATATGTACTAATTTTTGCGGTCGGGCCAATTTTCCCACTAAATATTCTCTCGTGGAATCAGTCAAAGCAGCATCGATATCCTTCTTCGCAATCAACCGAATTTTCCGTTCCATTCGATCCCTCCATTTGTATAAAAACTACAGGATATATTCAATATACAACAAATTCGAAACACGAAATGAAGCAGTTATGAAAAAATGTATGAAAAAAGCCCACCTAACTTACCTATTTTAGATTATAAATTCATTGACTGTGTTAAGGGATTTTCCTCTTTTTATTAGAAGCATAACTATGCAAAATCATCCCTAGAATAACAACGAATATTCCAAACCAGGATAATAGCGAAGGGATGGGAATCGACAAAAATAGTAATTCCCCAGTTAATGCAAATAGCACTTCCATTGATTGTGTTGCTTCTACAGAGGCTAGCTTTTTCAAGTTTCCTCTTACCATATCGGTTGCTTTGAAAAATAAGACCGTTGCGATGACGCCTGAACAAATGGCGACTAGCAAAGCTTGAAGACTTTGTCCTTTACTAGGTAATCCTTCGGTAAAGAGTCCGTACATAGAAAGTAACAACCAAAATGGCAGACTGGCTAAGGTCATGCCTAGCACCCGTTGATAGGCATCTAACCGTCCTCCACATACCTCCATCATTTTTCGATTTCCTAATGGATAAGCAAATGAGGCAATTAGGACCAGGGATAATACCTAGTAATAGATTTTCTACTGAAAATTTCTGAGCATGTTCGATTTGCAATAATACAATTCCAAGCAGAATGATAAGGGACATAACAAGACCTTTAAACGGAATTTGCCCTCTTATTTGTAAAGGTCCATTCTTTGTGTGGATTGTTTCAAAAAATAACGGCGCAAGCAATGCGCCTGAAATAATGGTAATTTGCCAAGTTCCGGCAATTAGCCATCCAGGGTGAGTAAGCTGCCGCAAAACACAATGGGGCATAAAATAAGCCGAATCCAACAACACTCCATAAGAACCAGCTTACCGGTTGGTTTCTCATTTCGGTCCATAGGGGGCGTAAATTTTTCCGAATGAGGACAATGAACAAAAGAAAAGGAATCATAAAGATATATCTAAGCGAAGCACTCCATATCCAACTACCGCCTGATAACTCCATCGATGCATTAAGAACAAAAGTAAAAGCAAAAAATAAAGCCGAACAAATACCAATTAAAATAGGCTGCAAAAATGTCACCTCGTATGGAAACAGGAAGCCGGTTCTCTGCTTCCTTGTTGAAGGAAGCGAAGACCCTCCATTCGTCTTCCGCAAATTTTGTAGAATATAAATATGAATTCGGTGAAGTATATTACCAATAAATGGATAGACTAAGCGTATTAGCTAAATTTAAGGAGCAATTCAAATGGTAGGTCTCATTATTTCCATTATCGTGTTTAACACGGTGGCTTATAAAGAAAACAAACTATTAATTGGTAGCCAAGTTGCCCATATTTGGTTGTTCACAATTGCTCTCCAAACCGTTTTCGACACTTATGTAGATTTAAAATATCATGCTTATTGGTATTTTTCAAAAAATGTTGATTGGGAATCGTTAATTGCACTAGTCTTTTTAGTTCCACCCGTAAATGTGTTGTTCATCAACTGGTTTCCCTATCAAAAGAAATTAGCAAAGAAAATACTTTATTTTATCGTATGGGAAGCAGGATTGCTGTTTTACGAATGGCTGACATTAAGTCCTTCACCATGGGGCTATTTTCATTACGGCTGGTGGAGTCTTTGGCATTCCCTTTTCATGAATCCTATTCTTCTCTTAATTCTGATGGGGTATTACAAATGGATTAGTCATTTGGATTGGAGCGTTCCAGACAGATGAAGAAGAGGTGAATTACTCTTAGGGTATCCTGGTTTCTATTTGTGTTCTTGTTTCAAATGTTATATTTAGCGTGCATATCAGGAAAACTTGTATCAAAAGTTGTGGGAAACGTGCATAAATTTTAAAAGTTGTATCATAAAAGTTGAAAGTCGTGCATATATTTCAAAAGTTGTATCATATATTTTTAAGGTTGAATCATAAACGATCTTTTGTGTGCATAAGTGGAAAATCCTGTGCATTTAATTTTATGAAAAAATGATTTTTCTGAAAAAAATTACTGATTTTTATGAAATTCACTTTATATTTTTAAAAAGGACCTCATTTTGTCTCAAAAAAGAGATAAAATGAGGTTTTTGTTGTTTTAGTGCTAGGAAACTATGAATTTCTGTTGATACGCCGTATTTATCTCGCAGTTGACAGATATTTTTACTATAAACATATTTTTTATGAAATTGTCAGATTTTTCATTGACATAGGTGACAATTACAATTAGAATAAAAGTCGTTGAGTGATAATGATTATCATTATCGGGAAATATATTAAAAAATACATAAACAAAGAAAAGGTGGCAGTGAATCATGAATCTGGGGAAATTAGTTAAGCCTCTATTAGTAAGTAGTGTACTAGCGCTTGGTCTAGCAGGATGCAGTACAACTCAAAGCGGTTCCGAAACGAAAAAAGAATCAGCCGAACCGAAGAAGGCTGAGAATCAAGTCGTTAATGTCTATACAGCTCGACATTACGAAGCAGATGATGCAGTGTACCAAAATTTCACGGAAAAAACAGGCATCAAAGTAAATGTTGTCAAGGCTGAGGCGGAAGAGCTGATTGAAAGGCTGAAGCGTGAAGGCGAAAGTACTCAAGCAGACTTATTCATTACGGTTGACGGTGGTGTCCTTGCCAACGCTAAGAAAAATGATGTTCTTCAAGCCGTTACCTCTGATAAGATCGAAAAAAATGTACCCGCGAAATTCCGTGATAAGGATAATCAGTGGGTTGGTATGGCGACAAGAGCACGCGTTATCGCTTATTCGAAGGACCGTGTTACTCCTGATCAACTATCCACATATGAGGACTTAACAAGCGATAAATGGAAAGGTAAAGTATTAGCACGTTCATCAACAAGCTTATATAACCAGTCATTACTAGCTTCTTTTATTGAGTTAAATGGCGAAGAAAAAGCTGAACAATGGGCTTCTGGTATCGTGAAAAACTTCGCACGACAGCCAGATGGTGGAGATCGTGACCAGGCGAAGGCGATTGCTGCAGGCGTGGGTGATGTGGCAATCATGAACACGTATTATGTTGGTCTACTTGCAAATTCTGAAGATCCGGAAGAAGTGAAAGTAGCGAACAGCATCGGTGTTTTCTATCCGAACCAAGAAACAGCTGGAACGCATGTAAACATAAGTGGAATTGGTTTGACTAAGCATAGTAAAAATAAAGAAAATGCAATTAAGCTAATTGAGTATATGACGGATGTTGAAGCTCAGGAGTTCTTATCCTCAAACAACTTTGAGTTCCAGGTTAACCCAAAAGCAAAGCAAGCAGAGTTGCTTGAATCATGGGGCGATTTTAAAATGCAAAAGCTTGATTTTGATAGTTTAGGAGAGCACAATCAAAAGGCTATCGAAATCTTCAATAAAACGGGATGGAAGTAATATGAAACTAGCACCACTTAAGCGTTACGCACAAAAAGAGCTTAACGGCTGGTGGATAATCAGTATGATAGCGGCGGCAGTTATTCTGCTGCCCATTCTTTATGTTTTTGTGGAGCTGTTCCAAGCGCCTAATGAAAACTGGTTCCAAATCCGCCAATATCTAATCAAAAATTATTTCTTCAATACCGTTGTCCTTGTGTTGTTAACGGGAGTGATTACAGCCTTTTTGGGCATTACGCTTGCCTGGCTGACATCGGCTTATGACTTTCCCTTTCGAAAGTTTTTTCGTTGGGGCCTAATCCTGCCGTTAGCTATTCCACCGTATATTGCAGCCTATACGTATCGAACGATGCTTAGCTATACAGGTGTTATCCAAACGACACTTAGGAATTCGTTTGATTATCAGCTAGAACCGGAACTTTTATCGATTTCCTCCCTACGTGGGGCAGTGTTCATTTTTAGCTTATTTTTGTTTCCATACGTATACATTATCGCTAGAACATTTCTGGAAAATCAAAGTGCAGCCTACATTGAAAACGCGAGGCTGCTTGGCCGAAAACCACTGGCTGTATTTTTCAAAGTGGTCCTTCCGCTTTCAAGGCCAGCGCTGATCGGCGGAGCTGTACTAGTGATTTATGAGGTGCTGAGTGACTATGGTGTCACCAGCTATTTTGGTATTCACACGATTACTACAGCCATTTTTCAAACGTGGTTTGGGATGTATGATGTTGATACAGCAATGAGACTAGCGGCTTGGTTGATGATGTTTATTGTCGGGATGATAATCCTTGAGAGGATACTTCGTCAGCGCCAGCGCTATCATTTAAGTAACAAATCAAGACCGCTTGTTCCGAAAAAGTTAAAAGGGATTTCGGCCGCGGCAGCCTTTATCTATTGTACAGTGGTGTTTTCACTGGGGTTTTTCATTCCATTGGTTCAATTAATTTCATGGGCCGGATTGACTGCTGAAAAGGTATGGGACCCAGCGTTTTTCACCCTGCTATATCAAACCGTATCGGTTGCAGCCATTTCGACTGGTATCATTCTGATTGTTGCCGTTATTGTAGCGAATGTAAGTCGTTCTAAATCTACCTTTTCGTTTGTATTATCAAAATGGGTCACATCTGGATACTCGATCCCTGGTGCGATTATTGCAATTGGAGTCCTAGCAGTCTTTATTAGGCTGGATAAGGAACTGGCTCCGCTTTATTCAAAGCTGGGACTCGGAACGGCACCGCTCATCCTCAGCATGTCAATGGCGATGCTTGTTGTAGGCTATACGATTCGGTTTATGGCTACCGGATTTAATGCGATAGAGGTGGGCTTTGAGAAAATCGGCTCAAAGTACACGGAAGCTTCAAGACTCCTAGGAAATGGTAGAACAAAAACGTTTTTCAAGGTGGACCTACCCTTAATCAAAGGTGCATTAATAAGCGGTTTTATCCTGACTTTTGTGGAAATTTGTAAGGAGCTGCCATTAGTCCTCCTGTTAAGACCATTCAATTTTGAAACGCTAGCCACGAAGACCTTTCAATATGCAAAAGACGAGATGATTCATGAGGCTTCGATTCCTTCGTTGATGATTATTGGTCTGAGTGCATTGTCCGTGTTGATTTTTCAAATGATTGATAAGAGGGTGAAGTCATGAATATTCTTGAAATACAAGGTCTGGCCTTTTCTTTTTCTCGTAGTCAGGCGCCAGTCATAAACGATTTATCCTTCTCGGTTAAAAAGGGTGAAATTGTGGGCATTCTTGGTCCTAGCGGTAGCGGAAAAAGTACGCTACTTCGTCTTGTTGCAGGTCTTGAAATGCCTAAAGCAGGTATTATTAAGATTGCGGGAACACCTGTTGTAAATGAAGGTTTATTCGTTCAACCGGAGAATCGTGGGGTTGGTATGGTGTTTCAGGATTATGCCTTGTTTCCGCATATGACTGTAAAAGATAACATTCTTTTCGGTCTATCGAGTATTCCGCGTAAAGAACGGGGCAATCGACTAAAGGAAATGCTTGAGCTTGTGCAAATGGAGGAGTTTGCTAAAAGATACCCTCATGAGTTAAGTGGTGGTCAACAACAACGGATTGCACTAGCTAGGGCACTTGCGCCAAAGCCGAAATTACTTTTAATGGATGAACCGTTTAGTAATCTTGATGCAGATTTAAAGGAGTCTATCCGAAAAGACCTCGGGGCTATTTTGAATAAAGCTGACATGACCTGTATTATGGTCACTCATGATCGCCGCGATGTCGATGCGATTTGTGACCGCAGTATCTCGATTGGCCCAAAGCCAGAAAGTAACGCCTTAATAGATAAACTAGTAAATGTCAGGTAAGTAAACGGCACCGAAAATTTTCTGTTCGGTGCCGTTTAGTTAAAGGGGTTCGGAATGGTCATATTCCGAACCCCTGTTTAGATTTTTCCATAATATTATACTTCTTTATAGATAGATGGACCCAATATTTAAACCCATTCTTTCACATCGCCAGGTTTAGATTAGTCTGAGCTAATCAAAGCTA
The DNA window shown above is from Bacillus sp. T3 and carries:
- a CDS encoding GtrA family protein translates to MNNKKEVFNYLVFGVLTTIVNIASYGLLTKIMNIDYKVATTIAWLLSVIFAFITNKMFVFKSLSIGIDTLIKEFSSFLFFRILSYFIDLAMMIVLVEWVRMDDVLAKIFANIVVVVLNYIASRYFIFQKAN
- a CDS encoding YfhO family protein — encoded protein: MKKIYERLKKFVPSFILPFLLLGGVFALWRVYPFGERSILMADQFTQYIQFYNYFYNVLTGNGSIFYAWEAGMGLNFWATFAYYLSSPVSVIVLFFGPKFMPEAFILMSLIKIGLAGLMMNVYLSNMIKGERLNPLLFSTAYALISFSIGYFFNIMWLDAIYMLPMVLLGVEKLFTYKYKFLIISLAILFIANFYIAYMVGIFTFLYFIIRIISIENSDVINKLKIFASFFVCTLLAGGLSAFITVPTFLHLKNNTNQPTNWEGMLDTSFGFFEFSTKLYTGSTHLFDMPNVYSGVFVLLLFPLFFINSIINIKEKIMYFLLLWLLFLSFQIKGINIIWHAFEEPVGYEYRFSFVFSFVLIYLAYRAYCTFDKRKVPSLFIIYAVNVFILMLLTKLTPEWMSIKKALLNIGFMTIFSLLLYLKVSVSSRRNWVSALLLITICIEMSFNAYHHVKTLNSYPGYSIPRNVYNANSSFEHIIKEMNNNDSGLFRTNAANLLTANDSMRFGYNGMTNFNTLSNGTLHKFLNELGYSTTLGPRSAAQNNGILSTDAMFGFKYAVTNKSINKHGYKKMNCKGEFCLYENQNVLPIGFVVDKKQVDFNISEDNPFIKQNTFIGSELFTKAKANSTRYNNLEVTKNGSVQLIKKIKPELEGSIEKSFDLSDKKQFYMFLSAGKGFAGFNETNIYINGKPLGVYPTYHNERVLDLGAFSNERVTVKIEFVVPETQLSQEMYYALDMKKFEQQIDELKSQSLKVSNWTNTKINGDINVQKANTLFLSIPYDRGWKATLDGEPVKVEKLGGFIGFDIQQGTHSIELKYLPPGFILGCIVTIGCSIILIISRLLFKKKNY
- a CDS encoding glycosyltransferase family 2 protein codes for the protein MNVLKVVSVVVPCYNEEKSIELFYSVVNPVLKEIEGIDYEFIYVNDGSKDLTELKMKELSKKESNVRYISFSRNFGKEAAMLAGIEAAYGDAVVLMDVDLQDPPSLLPQMIDDWLIGGYDVVYTRRSTRSGEPPIRSWFAKQFYKLINNMSDVQIVDGARDYRLMDRKAVDSFLRLKERNRFAKGLFMWVGYNSKCIEFENVERAVGNSSWSFWKLVHYAIDGIVSFTISPLRWATYFGFFTASSAFFYMFYVIFSKLLFGNPVSGYSSIVSIILFFGGIQLIFLGIIGEYIGRIFIEVKARPNYIVKEKSTNKIAESVNKRKIGVVNKG
- a CDS encoding NUDIX domain-containing protein, which gives rise to MERKIRLIAKKDIDAALTDSTREYLVGKLARPQKLVHIDDDQIEIGITAYNNFSYEKPHYHTQANEYQYLMSGMTEYLDVETGEVYQFKKGDFYKTPPGVRYAQKSKPGTTIFFIKTPPGNDKQELELTDKVAEWLQSQMKITRSDFTNDPSAPAANSIKPAAAVAIVNDQNEILLLQRRDNGKWTMPGGTMDFGEDLKTCAIREVQEETGYKVEVTDIIGTYSNPKTVIAYSDGEVRQEFAILYRGTITNGHFEMDSESTAYKWIKLEQATQLPMAESQKQRMEDVILYFEQGVWALK
- a CDS encoding Fe(3+) ABC transporter substrate-binding protein, giving the protein MNLGKLVKPLLVSSVLALGLAGCSTTQSGSETKKESAEPKKAENQVVNVYTARHYEADDAVYQNFTEKTGIKVNVVKAEAEELIERLKREGESTQADLFITVDGGVLANAKKNDVLQAVTSDKIEKNVPAKFRDKDNQWVGMATRARVIAYSKDRVTPDQLSTYEDLTSDKWKGKVLARSSTSLYNQSLLASFIELNGEEKAEQWASGIVKNFARQPDGGDRDQAKAIAAGVGDVAIMNTYYVGLLANSEDPEEVKVANSIGVFYPNQETAGTHVNISGIGLTKHSKNKENAIKLIEYMTDVEAQEFLSSNNFEFQVNPKAKQAELLESWGDFKMQKLDFDSLGEHNQKAIEIFNKTGWK
- a CDS encoding iron ABC transporter permease, encoding MKLAPLKRYAQKELNGWWIISMIAAAVILLPILYVFVELFQAPNENWFQIRQYLIKNYFFNTVVLVLLTGVITAFLGITLAWLTSAYDFPFRKFFRWGLILPLAIPPYIAAYTYRTMLSYTGVIQTTLRNSFDYQLEPELLSISSLRGAVFIFSLFLFPYVYIIARTFLENQSAAYIENARLLGRKPLAVFFKVVLPLSRPALIGGAVLVIYEVLSDYGVTSYFGIHTITTAIFQTWFGMYDVDTAMRLAAWLMMFIVGMIILERILRQRQRYHLSNKSRPLVPKKLKGISAAAAFIYCTVVFSLGFFIPLVQLISWAGLTAEKVWDPAFFTLLYQTVSVAAISTGIILIVAVIVANVSRSKSTFSFVLSKWVTSGYSIPGAIIAIGVLAVFIRLDKELAPLYSKLGLGTAPLILSMSMAMLVVGYTIRFMATGFNAIEVGFEKIGSKYTEASRLLGNGRTKTFFKVDLPLIKGALISGFILTFVEICKELPLVLLLRPFNFETLATKTFQYAKDEMIHEASIPSLMIIGLSALSVLIFQMIDKRVKS
- a CDS encoding ABC transporter ATP-binding protein → MNILEIQGLAFSFSRSQAPVINDLSFSVKKGEIVGILGPSGSGKSTLLRLVAGLEMPKAGIIKIAGTPVVNEGLFVQPENRGVGMVFQDYALFPHMTVKDNILFGLSSIPRKERGNRLKEMLELVQMEEFAKRYPHELSGGQQQRIALARALAPKPKLLLMDEPFSNLDADLKESIRKDLGAILNKADMTCIMVTHDRRDVDAICDRSISIGPKPESNALIDKLVNVR